From a single Anomaloglossus baeobatrachus isolate aAnoBae1 chromosome 8, aAnoBae1.hap1, whole genome shotgun sequence genomic region:
- the TCF20 gene encoding transcription factor 20: MQSFREQSNYHGNPPTYPPETHGTSRLEEFSPRQQTQIFQGSYGGRRSGAATPTALTPGENSSLQNFQGYRKESGDFYYLGSKEAGTPGAQTQQRRLPGLVQSYGPPQGNSSTSSTGFSAHYGREGHLSQFAGQHSSSAGLSQYSPDFPGSFSPGGGQYSSHVSSQQLRHQLYQSHQPISQPGNSPASTGTSHLQQIQRSANLNSPGYPLRMGQFGQHYQTSPGSSSSSYPQRFGQSGTNYEDYSPGGTSSPYESHLSASSYGTQQGYSSYASQHLKNFEATKIPPGGGQAQQQQQNPSHLLQYSNSSKLLSPSQAGQYNQSEVPVRSPMQFQQNFSPISNPSPAASVVQSPSCSSTPSPLMTSGENIQSGQGNVPLQSRTRTLPMMPQLSPNAQTASFKGYGVEGPHEKHLTDPGLSSLNALSTQVANLPNTVQHMLLSDALAPHKKGGKRTSRKTDSCANSETSSQAEEQLKSPMAESLDGSCSSSSGDADERVRQLSGQSTSSEAGNKGPPSDKQPSPVQTWQNEPSGKTAVKDTEAMSEPAENFQEISKPSEKSVGVIVSTETVANRSEKVIDEAATLITNDDNDDPTPETEFPEMVKGEDSKTCPNGQSGEPNTIDAVSTMVTNVPLIETDKSPGGTELEFKEAPSNYRKTSSLPQLSKNSDTVKLVGQSERKTGRNEKFPSLLQEVLQGHHQQERRYVRSAQDQHPVTESPDVPLRPNVLMSQANDLANHSMLVKTLAPTLESSHWGQWDRKHTSEIRPINLADYPNTRKIEVEPPASCHEPSSGPSERRSVICDISPLRQLVRDPSISHVASCQERSQEGRAGQSVILPSGMLSLEKSNSQSGVAKGEETESSKILRKRTGDQCLPYSSKETPRGNTSPRSMPFDSNQDYSSHGRSSNPKRGTGRIGSRGRSPAQDLGDKLKLSPGRSRGSSDIHHMTSTIGLSERASREALYSAFFQNADNSALGYHTNSRSSSYGEPHPSFTSSLHYKRQMYQQEEYKEWLGSSAQAILSASQHRQDLQRKSPRQESFHVRSPGRSESEGLAYGQPGSFHEPGNIDFSRQIRMCESTTSTLAAGELKRSSQKTPPGDSAGWHLGRQSSPAKKTGSPASANQKPFSPIRDSETHGHRPNEPAELTKSGYNAHRPLGPEEVSHHNPLIMRRKVRSFISPIPSKRQLPEEKARPIIDPFKDCSDRRLGSHSRSPRANENEFLSLTEEQTKSGLEQRSPTAVTLSSPTKTKILPPRKGRGLKLEAIVQKITSPNIRRTTAPSSSESVVEPVTLDDILSLKGRSSEASSSMEETAERALNVVPDISNNEDIKNQCLSPKSFEAWSVDNDNQIKKEMDKQFIETKELPQAGPLIQQTSNHFLETRGNSPALEQKCSLPQIQPSEITDKEKAVNAQCPVTPKQAVIPPKGYFPSGKKKGRPIGSVNKQKKLQQQNAQQLQQQNAQQLQQQNAQQLQQQNAQQLQQQNAQQLVQEHQQFQSPITVSLAPLPPLQKAPVISEQILESAPKPKRRRRERRKQPGTVRRKRGKQVAPIVAPIEPEIKLKYASQTFDKTETKTKSFFPYIHVENKEELGLSCVIINAEEEEQRWRNISSVRKDQRSISPQPTESKALPVSSFMVQGPAITESASVGHLVCCFCGKWANFKNLGDLFGPFYTQEYASTLSKNPPPKKSSETPKKVKVRHKDTLDGSKSDSDEEEEAPQQARELRSLSAHPRYKRRNRSGDYASSRHAVPSRRKTTDSCEFGSLDSSGIVTADGVPEQGFQIPQLPLDINEFWMHEACVLWANGVYFVCGRLYGLQEAFDITREMICARCQEPGATLGCFNKGCVCCYHFPCAMDSECLLNEDNFSVRCPKHKTKTIKGVSADQPEQG, translated from the coding sequence ATGCAGTCCTTCCGGGAGCAGAGTAACTACCATGGAAACCCACCTACTTATCCACCAGAGACACATGGAACCTCAAGGCTGGAAGAATTCAGCCCCCGACAACAGACTCAAATATTCCAAGGCAGCTATGGAGGACGTCGAAGTGGGGCAGCCACCCCTACTGCTTTAACTCCAGGAGAAAACTCTAGTCTACAGAATTTCCAAGGTTACCGCAAAGAATCAGGTGATTTCTATTACCTAGGCAGCAAAGAAGCAGGCACTCCAGGGGCTCAGACACAACAGCGTCGGCTACCTGGACTAGTGCAAAGTTATGGTCCTCCCCAAGGAAACAGCAGTACCAGCAGCACTGGCTTCAGCGCTCACTATGGGAGAGAGGGTCACCTCAGCCAATTTGCAGGACAGCATTCTTCTTCAGCTGGTCTTTCTCAGTACTCCCCAGATTTTCCTGGGTCATTTTCTCCAGGTGGTGGACAGTATTCATCACATGTTTCTAGTCAACAGCTTAGGCATCAACTTTATCAGTCACATCAGCCTATTTCTCAGCCTGGTAATTCACCTGCATCCACTGGAACTTCACATCTACAGCAGATTCAACGTTCTGCCAATCTCAATTCTCCTGGTTATCCCCTTCGAATGGGTCAGTTTGGTCAACATTATCAGACTTCCCCAGGATCATCTTCTAGTTCCTATCCTCAGAGATTTGGACAATCTGGAACAAACTATGAAGACTACAGTCCTGGAGGTACTAGCTCTCCATATGAAAGTCATTTGTCTGCATCCTCATATGGGACTCAACAAGGATATAGTAGCTATGCCAGCCAGCACTTAAAAAACTTTGAGGCAACTAAGATTCCCCCAGGAGGAGGTCAGGCTCAGCAACAGCAGCAGAACCCTTCTCATTTATTGCAGTACTCAAACTCCTCTAAATTACTTTCTCCAAGTCAGGCTGGACAATATAATCAATCTGAAGTTCCTGTACGGTCACCTATGCAGTTCCAGCAGAATTTTAGCCCCATCTCCAATCCTTCTCCAGCTGCGTCTGTAGTACAGTCTCCAAGCTGCAGTTCTACACCATCACCTTTGATGACGAGTGGTGAAAACATTCAAAGTGGTCAAGGAAATGTGCCACTTCAATCCAGAACCCGCACATTGCCAATGATGCCGCAATTAAGTCCTAACGCGCAAACTGCAAGTTTTAAAGGTTATGGTGTAGAGGGTCCGCATGAAAAGCATTTAACAGATCCAGGTCTGAGTAGTCTTAATGCACTCAGCACTCAGGTCGCAAATTTGCCTAATACTGTTCAACATATGTTACTATCTGATGCTTTAGCACCTCACAAAAAAGGTGGTAAACGTACTTCAAGGAAAACAGACAGCTGTGCCAATTCTGAAACCTCATCTCAAGCAGAAGAGCAACTGAAATCGCCAATGGCAGAGTCATTAGATGGAAGCTGTTCCAGTAGTTCAGGAGATGCAGATGAAAGGGTAAGGCAGCTAAGTGGCCAGAGCACCAGTTCAGAAGCAGGTAATAAGGGACCTCCTTCAGATAAACAGCCTTCACCTGTTCAGACTTGGCAGAATGAACCTTCAGGAAAGACTGCTGTTAAGGATACTGAAGCAATGTCAGAACCAGCAGAAAACTTTCAGGAAATTTCCAAGCCAAGTGAAAAGTCAGTTGGAGTTATTGTTTCAACAGAAACTGTGGCAAATAGATCAGAGAAAGTAATTGATGAAGCCGCAACACTGATAACGAATGATGATAATGATGATCCAACACCAGAGACAGAATTTCCTGAAATGGTAAAAGGGGAAGATTCTAAGACTTGTCCTAATGGTCAAAGTGGAGAACCTAATACAATTGATGCTGTGTCTACTATGGTAACTAATGTACCCCTAATAGAAACTGATAAATCTCCAGGTGGAACTGAATTGGAATTCAAGGAAGCGCCATCTAATTATCGAAAAACTTCCAGTTTACCCCAACTGTCTAAAAATTCAGATACAGTGAAACTTGTTGGGCAAAGTGAAAGAAAAACCGGAAGAAATGAGAAGTTTCCAAGCCTCTTGCAGGAAGTCCTTCAGGGGCACCATCAACAAGAAAGAAGATATGTGAGGAGTGCACAAGATCAACATCCAGTTACTGAAAGTCCAGATGTTCCTCTAAGGCCCAATGTTCTCATGAGCCAGGCCAATGACTTGGCTAATCACAGCATGCTTGTAAAGACTTTAGCTCCAACTTTAGAATCCTCACATTGGGGACAGTGGGACAGAAAACACACATCAGAAATAAGACCAATCAATTTGGCAGATTATCCTAACACCAGAAAGATTGAGGTAGAACCTCCAGCTTCTTGCCATGAACCCAGCAGTGGCCCTTCAGAAAGAAGGTCTGTTATCTGTGACATCTCCCCACTTAGGCAGCTTGTGCGTGATCCATCTATCTCTCATGTTGCATCTTGTCAAGAAAGATCACAGGAAGGCAGAGCTGGACAGTCTGTTATTTTGCCCAGTGGAATGTTGTCTTTGGAAAAGTCAAATAGTCAAAGTGGAGTTgcgaaaggagaagaaacagaatcTTCAAAGATTCTCAGAAAACGAACAGGAGACCAATGTCTCCCATACAGCTCCAAAGAGACCCCCAGAGGAAATACAAGCCCAAGATCCATGCCATTTGATTCAAACCAAGACTATAGCTCACACGGCCGTTCATCTAATCCTAAAAGGGGAACTGGAAGAATAGGATCACGAGGAAGATCACCTGCTCAAGATCTTGGTGATAAATTAAAATTGTCACCTGGAAGAAGTCGTGGTTCATCAGACATTCATCACATGACATCAACAATAGGTCTTTCAGAGCGAGCTAGTCGTGAAGCTTTGTACTCTGCTTTCTTCCAGAATGCTGATAACTCTGCCCTTGGTTACCATACTAACTCAAGATCAAGTTCTTATGGCGAGCCTCATCCATCATTTACATCATCTTTGCATTACAAAAGACAGATGTATCAGCAAGAGGAATACAAAGAATGGTTGGGAAGCTCTGCTCAAGCAATACTGTCCGCTTCACAGCATCGTCAGGATTTACAGAGAAAAAGCCCTAGACAGGAGTCCTTTCATGTTCGAAGTCCTGGTAGGAGTGAATCTGAAGGGTTAGCATATGGTCAGCCAGGTTCATTTCATGAACCCGGCAATATAGACTTTAGCCGCCAGATACGTATGTGTGAAAGTACAACTTCTACTTTAGCAGCTGGAGAATTGAAACGAAGTAGTCAAAAAACTCCTCCAGGAGATTCTGCAGGTTGGCATCTAGGGCGACAGTCTTCACCTGCAAAGAAAACTGGTTCTCCAGCTAGTGCAAATCAAAAGCCATTCAGTCCTATTAGAGATTCTGAAACACATGGTCATAGACCCAATGAACCAGCTGAACTTACTAAATCTGGGTATAATGCTCATCGTCCTTTAGGACCTGAAGAAGTATCCCACCATAACCCTTTAATTATGAGAAGGAAAGTACGTTCATTCATCTCTCCTATTCCAAGCAAAAGGCAGTTGCCCGAAGAGAAAGCACGTCCTATTATTGACCCTTTTAAAGACTGTTCTGACAGAAGACTCGGATCACACAGTCGATCGCCAAGGGCAAATGAAAACGAATTTTTATCTTTGACAGAAGAGCAAACGAAGTCTGGTCTTGAGCAGAGGAGCCCCACAGCAGTTACTCTTTCAAGTCCAACCAAGACAAAAATTCTCCCTCCACGCAAAGGAAGGGGTCTTAAGTTGGAAGCCATAGTGCAAAAGATTACATCACCTAATATTCGGCGTACCACAGCTCCAAGTAGCTCAGAGAGTGTTGTTGAGCCTGTAACACTTGATGACATTTTATCACTCAAGGGTAGGAGTTCTGAGGCAAGTAGTTCCATGGAGGAGACAGCTGAAAGAGCATTGAATGTTGTGCCAGACATTTCTAACAATGAGGATATAAAAAATCAGTGTCTTTCACCAAAGTCTTTTGAGGCTTGGTCTGTTGATAATGACAATCAGATTAAAAAGGAAATGGACAAACAATTTATAGAAACCAAAGAGCTCCCACAAGCTGGGCCTTTAATACAACAAACCTCCAACCATTTTTTGGAAACTAGGGGAAACTCTCCAGCTTTAGAACAAAAATGCTCGTTGCCACAGATTCAACCTTCTGAAATAACTGATAAAGAGAAGGCAGTTAATGCTCAATGTCCTGTTACCCCCAAGCAAGCTGTAATACCTCCAAAAGGATACTTTCCATCTGGAAAAAAGAAAGGTCGTCCCATTGGTAGTGTCAACAAGCAGAAAAAGCTTCAACAGCAGAATGCTCAGCAGCTTCAACAGCAGAATGCTCAGCAGCTTCAACAGCAGAATGCTCAGCAGCTTCAACAGCAGAATGCTCAGCAGCTTCAACAGCAGAATGCTCAGCAGCTAGTGCAGGAACATCAACAATTTCAGTCTCCTATTACAGTAAGCCTGGCACCTCTTCCTCCTCTACAGAAAGCACCCGTGATATCAGAGCAGATCTTGGAGTCTGCGCCTAAACCAAAAAGAAGGCGAAGGGAAAGAAGGAAGCAACCTGGAACTGTTCGGAGGAAGAGGGGAAAACAAGTGGCACCTATTGTGGCTCCCATAGAACCAGAGATCAAATTAAAGTATGCCAGTCAAACATTTGATAAAACAGAAACCAAAACCAAATCCTTTTTTCCCTATATCCATGTAGAAAACAAGGAAGAGTTGGGCCTGTCTTGTGTCATTATCAATGCCGAAGAGGAAGAGCAGAGATGGAGAAACATATCTTCTGTACGAAAAGATCAAAGGTCCATATCTCCACAACCTACTGAGAGTAAAGCTCTTCCAGTCTCAAGCTTTATGGTACAGGGACCAGCTATCACAGAATCTGCATCAGTCGGGCACCTTGTCTGTTGTTTCTGTGGAAAATGGGCAAACTTCAAAAATCTTGGTGATCTTTTTGGTCCTTTTTATACACAGGAATATGCATCTACTCTGTCAAaaaacccaccacccaaaaagtcATCTGAAACCCCCAAAAAAGTGAAAGTTCGACATAAAGATACATTGGATGGTTCTAAGAGTGACTCTGATGAAGAGGAAGAGGCGCCACAACAAGCCAGGGAACTGCGCAGTTTGTCTGCACATCCTCGTTACAAACGCCGAAATCGTTCTGGAGATTATGCCTCTTCAAGACATGCTGTACCTTCCCGTAGAAAGACCACTGATTCTTGTGAATTTGGCTCTTTGGACTCAAGTGGGATAGTCACTGCAGATGGAGTACCTGAGCAAGGATTTCAGATTCCCCAGCTACCTCTTGACATCAATGAATTCTGGATGCATGAGGCATGTGTCCTTTGGGCCAATGGTGTCTACTTTGTTTGTGGACGATTGTATGGATTGCAAGAGGCTTTTGACATTACCAGAGAAATG